Proteins encoded in a region of the Verrucomicrobiia bacterium genome:
- a CDS encoding SGNH/GDSL hydrolase family protein yields the protein MKTLRRQFFIVAVLCSIAAGAPAGDFLIRDGDRVVFLGDSITEQRLYTTYIETYALTRHPEWKLWFRNVGWGGDTSWLRQRSHPEESKLFAADATSQQQMVEEAVKHGLERDVLPLRPSLVTIDFGMNDHSYQAFREDIFKAYVRSQTELGKEIKASGSRVAFLTPQPIEDKRPDPDQDVRNQSLRKFSDGLKEVAAKEGAAFIDEFDPYMKMLLRERPNNPNGFVGGGDAVHPGPIGHTVMAWAILKGLGAPALVSRVQIDCATGKAATDACRVENLKAANNTVSFERLDDALPMPIDERAGPALKLAPILEDLDRFELQINGLASGSYEVRIDGEGAATATSEQLANGLNLANRAGPITQQAQRVLRLVFEKNNLYYTRWRDVQLYSFPEWARSPELDTRRTAELARLDRQIQDSEADIDSARKPVGHRFEIKPQNQ from the coding sequence ATGAAAACCCTGCGCAGACAATTCTTCATTGTTGCGGTTCTTTGTTCGATCGCCGCGGGCGCCCCCGCCGGGGATTTCCTGATCCGCGACGGCGATCGCGTCGTGTTCCTGGGAGACAGCATCACGGAACAGCGCCTCTACACCACCTACATCGAGACGTACGCCCTTACCAGGCATCCCGAGTGGAAACTCTGGTTTCGCAACGTTGGCTGGGGCGGCGACACCTCCTGGTTGAGACAGCGATCGCACCCGGAGGAGTCCAAGCTTTTTGCCGCCGATGCCACCAGCCAGCAGCAGATGGTTGAGGAAGCGGTGAAACACGGTTTGGAGCGGGATGTGCTCCCGCTGAGGCCGAGCCTGGTGACGATTGATTTCGGGATGAACGATCACTCGTACCAGGCGTTTCGGGAAGACATCTTCAAGGCCTATGTCCGCAGCCAAACCGAGCTCGGCAAAGAGATCAAGGCCAGCGGATCGCGGGTGGCGTTTTTGACACCGCAACCGATTGAAGACAAGCGGCCCGATCCCGACCAGGACGTCCGGAACCAGTCTTTGCGCAAGTTTTCCGATGGCCTGAAAGAGGTTGCCGCCAAAGAAGGGGCGGCCTTCATTGATGAATTTGATCCCTACATGAAGATGCTGCTGCGGGAGCGTCCCAACAATCCCAATGGTTTTGTCGGCGGCGGCGACGCAGTACATCCGGGACCCATCGGCCATACCGTGATGGCTTGGGCGATTTTGAAGGGACTCGGCGCGCCCGCCCTGGTTTCAAGGGTCCAGATCGATTGCGCGACCGGGAAAGCCGCGACGGATGCTTGCCGGGTCGAGAATCTCAAGGCGGCCAATAACACCGTCAGCTTTGAACGGCTGGACGACGCGCTGCCCATGCCCATTGACGAAAGAGCCGGACCGGCCCTGAAGCTGGCGCCGATCCTGGAAGATCTCGACCGCTTCGAACTCCAAATCAACGGTTTGGCCTCCGGCTCGTATGAAGTCCGCATCGATGGCGAAGGGGCAGCAACCGCCACGAGCGAGCAACTGGCGAACGGATTGAACCTGGCCAACCGGGCCGGGCCGATCACGCAGCAAGCCCAACGGGTGCTGCGCCTGGTTTTTGAAAAGAACAATTTGTATTATACTCGATGGCGTGACGTTCAATTGTATTCGTTTCCTGAGTGGGCGCGAAGTCCGGAGCTTGATACCCGCAGGACGGCAGAGTTAGCAAGGCTGGATCGCCAGATCCAGGATAGCGAGGCGGACATTGATTCGGCGCGAAAGCCGGTCGGCCATCGCTTCGAGATTAAGCCGCAAAACCAATAG